Genomic segment of Tamandua tetradactyla isolate mTamTet1 chromosome 1, mTamTet1.pri, whole genome shotgun sequence:
TGTCGGACGAATGAGTGAACTGTGATAGTATTTACACAGTGAAATGGAAGACATGGGCTCTTCAGggagaaatttaataattttggATTATGCAGATGAGTACGCCCCAAAGAAATGGATTTACTTTCCTAATATAATGACAAATGTTCTTTGTCACTGACTGATGTAGTGgaatgtatatttcttttttgaactCTATGTAAGAAGAAATTTGTAATATTGATTAatccatatatgtgtgtgtgtgtatgtatacatgtatgtgcATAAATGTATGAACATTTGGATGAACAAagatttcaaaaatatgtatCTCCTTTATTGCAgcttcataaacatttttaaacccTCAATTTCTAAGTCCAGAAATCATaagcttttctttatatattccaagaGGTATTTAATCGTGTAgaaataagtgtaacaaaggATGCTTTATTCTAAAATTCTGCTATCACATAGCAGATTAAAGCAGTAATCTTATGCTTTATAAACTGTTTTAacctttattatatattaaaataatgaaggaGAAGATAAATGACATTTTAACTGTTCTCAAagttataaatttttttgttcttgaaaGTCTGTTTTGAAGTTTATTATTTGAATGGTGCTGGTTACATTTCTCGAGAAGAAATATATGATATGTTGAAGAACAGTCTACATCAGCAATCATCTGAAGAAGAGACTGATGAAGGAATAAAAGAGTTGGTAGATATAACACTGAAGAAAATGGTAAAGATGAAAAGCTTCAATTCATTACACTCATCATTTTGGGTAAAGCTAAAGGAAGAAATGACTTATTTTCCTCTGTAATGAATGTAACCTACATGAAGGCAGgagtttgttttctttgctaCTCTATCCatgtctagaacagtgcctggctctTAGTGGGTGCTCATAGTTGTTTATTGAATGGCTGATTGATTGAATGAGTCACTATACAAaatgaattactttttaaattttataatgttttactGTCATTTAATTTGGGGAAGGCCAGATTTAATTCACATAAAAGTGGATGCTGCCTTCATGACTTCACCTCTCATCCATCTGAACACTCAGTAGGAAaataacataataataaaaatagctgaCCACGATAAAGTGTTTACTATAAACATATGAACTCATTTTATCCTCTGAACTAGAAAGTATTATTCAacttttgcagatgagaaaactgaagaacTGGTAGATTAAATAATTTACTCAGGGTCAAACTAGAAAATGGGATGCAGACTCCATCTTTCAATAAAATCTAGAAAATCTCTTTATTATGGACATGGTGACTTTTATCCTTTTCTTACTCTAGGACCCTTAATTGCATACTAGTGGGTATAGGGCAGCCCAGGCCTGGCTTACCTACATTATCTGGAGTttaggaaagaaacaaagatggCAGGGGTGGAGATGTGGGAAAGGAGAGCTACTTCTTTAGCATCTCAGATTCAGCTAATAcagcctccagagtaacctcttctGTTAGATGTACACTCAATAGCTGCTGCTAGGGCTGAGGGAAGACTTCTTGAAGAAACAGCTATGTTCCCCAAGTAcctgtcccttttcttttttgaaaggaAATGTTACGGAGTAAAACTTTTCCTGACACTTATTCACACCTTTCTCTAGATTAGACTCTCAGCAACCCTTAACTTATGttcagaaattaaaaagtgaGGACTCACCAAGTCAAATCCAAATTCATTTAAACAGTTAAAAGCATTCATAATCTATCCCCCATCCTATATCCCATATTAAATCTCCACTTAATCTCCATAGTCCATTCCAATTTGTTCCAGCACATACAAGTCTGTCATCTTACTAACTTGTACACCTGATTATTATTATAACTCAGGCTGGACCATTCTTCTGCATTTCTTCCCCATACCTCTCCACATACATGAATCCCAACCTTCCTTAAAAACCCAGCAGTGCTCTGTGAGACATTTTTCTTATCATTCTAGCCCATCCTGAACCGTTACTGTTACAATTCCCAGCACCTTGCAACCTTAACAAAACAacttcacttttattctttttacatgAGACTCCCAAGTAAGAGATCCTTTGAGGAACAAGTTCTATTACTAAAAATTAAgcttgaaaattattgcccttTTGCACTTTATCATAGATAGCAATATAACAGGTTTGCAAGAGTCTAAGCACTTTCAGGCCGaggcatattttcttctaaaataaccCAGGTATGCCTagtacaaaaataagaataaaatggtCTCCATCAAAAAACAACAACttgatttaaggaaataaatcttTTGTCTAGATAGCTACTTGTTATGTaaacttaaaaacttttattaTCTATCAAGAAAGCATCTTCTCCCGTAGGATTATGACAACGATGGCAAGATATCTTTTGCAGACTTTGAAAAAGCAGTAAGAGAAGACAGACTTTTGCTGGAGGTATTTGGACCATGTTTACCAGAAGCAAAGGTATAGTTACAAGTGCCAATACCCTGAATGGTTGAGGGAAAATTTAAGCAACTTAATAACTATAAAATAAGGGTCAGAAAAGTCATATCTGCTAGATGCCTTCTCCACAGGGCTTCAGCCCACTGGTTTAGATGAAATCCTAGCAACCACGAAGGGCTTGGCCCCATCCTAGTGTTTGTGGCCCCAAGACATTAGTGATTATTTAAGTAACTAAATTCACAGACTTTCGTTGAGCTTGTAACTTGTAGCCACATAcaattgctgttttcttttaattatgatGATGATATTTTCCTAAACCAAAACCAGGGTGTATTGGCTTGCTTTATGTAACAGGATATTGAATAAAGAAAGTTACGTAGTTATAGCAGGCACTAGGAGAATAATTGATCTCTCTCAatccaactgttctagtttgttagctgccagaacgcaatatactagaaatggaatggcttttaaaaagggaatttaataagttgctagttcacagttctaagcctgagaaaatgtcccaattaaacaactgtatagaaatgtccagttacaggcatccaggcaaagataccttgattccaaggaggccaacaaagttcaggggtgctctttcaagtgagaaggcacatggagaacacagagcttctctctcatctggaaaggcacatggtgaacacagtgtcatctgctagctttctctcctggtttccagtttcatgaagctcccctggaggcattttccttcttcatctctaaaggtcgctggctcttggactgtctgcttcgtggtgctgcagcattctctgctctctccgaatctcctcattctccaaaatgtttcctcttttataggactccagaactttatcaagatccacccaatgggtggagacatgttgtcacttaatccagtttaacaaccactcttgattaattcgtatctccagggatatgatctgattacagattcatacatacagtattgaatagggattattctgcctttatgaaatgggatttagattaaaaacatggcttttctaggggacatacatcctttcaaaccatacACACTGTTGTCAAGTAAGTTTTTAGAATTTTGGACATAGGtatagtattttatttgtatcatGGTTTTTCACATATGAATGACAAAAATTTTCTGAGCTGGGTCAGCCTAATAATTGACTTGGCTCATAAAAATTCCTTCCTAATTCTTCCTTTGATTCATTAGCTTGGTAAACAATTTGTTCTGTAGTAACCTGATTTATATCATGGTttggtgagtgttctagtttgctagctgctggaatgcaatataccagaaacagaatggcttttaaaagggagaatttaatgagttgctggtttacagttctaaggccgagaaaatgtcccaattaaaacaagtctatagaaatgtccaatcaaaggcatccaggaaaagatacatcggccttcttggttcaagaagcccgatgaagttcagggtctctctctctcaagtgagaaggcacatggcgaacacagtcagggcttctctctcagctggaagggcacatggcgaccatggcatcatctgctagctttctctcctggcttcctatttcatgaagctccccaggaggtgtctttcttcttcatctccaaaggtcgctggctggtggactctctgcttggtggtgctgcagcattctctgctctctctaaatctctctgaatctctctgaatctctcattctccaaaatgtttcctcttttataggacttaagaaactaatcaagacccactcaaatgggtggagacatgtcatcccctaatccagtttaataaccattcttaactaaatcacatcaaccagggagatgatctcattacagtttcaaatatacagtattgaatagggattattctacctttaagaaatgagatttatattaaaacatggcttttcttagggggcatacttcctttcaaaccagcacagtgagttAACATGCAAGATATAAAGATGTTCTTAGCCATCTCAGCTCCTCTCTAACTTTTGGCATTGTAGTTTATTCCCTAAATTCTACATTTTAATCCTATCTGGAAATGTATGGTAGAAAAGCTATGTGTGAAGTGTAGACTTCTAACTTGAGACCGATGGCTGAAAACACTGTAGAATAATGGACCGGATTGGAGTTAACTGCCTAGGATGGAACAACAGTTCTTCAGTGGCTTTCAGTGTTCACGTGCAGCCCAGTCATCTAGAGCCTTGCCACTCAAAGTGTAGCCTGTGCAACAGCAGTAGTAGCATCACCAGGGAGTTTGTAAGAAATGGAGACGCTCGGGCCCTATCCAAAACTAactgaatctgcattttaacaggatCCTGAAGTGATTCATAGCACCTTAAAGCCTGAGAAACCCTCATCTAGACAGGGTTACTCCTTCCAATTCCATGTTCTAATCTTTTACATTATATatctgcaaaaaataaatatttagttagCTAAAATGCAAATAGGGCCTAACCTCTTGCGTGCAGTTTCTTTTAGTACTATTTAGTGCCATCCTAGCAAATTTGCATCCATAGGCTATgaaaactgaaatttaattttattaactgACTATGTTCAAATTCAGTCCACTGGGCAATAGGCCCTTAaggatacaagaaaagaaaaacaggcacACAATTCGTATGGGTCTTCTCAAagtaatcaattaaaaaaaaaaaaggaaacagcctGGACAAACGTTAATTTCCAATTGTGTGGTCCAATGACAGAAAAAAGTAGATGTGCCAAAAGTGAAAGAAACCTAGCATTTACAAgttctaatttgttttttattgctaTAGACCAAGTAAATTATTCTTATAAGCTAAACAAAGCATGTAAGATTCTAATTTCAGCTTTATTCTAATCATTTGTTAACTTTTTTACTTTACAGAATTGTCTTGACTTTGAAGCCCTGGCATTCAGAAACATCCTGACTTCTAGTATTTGAATGTGAATTACTAAATACTTgtagaagaaaatcagaaatggagccTGATGTCTAAATTTGATTTATATTTGATTTCTATATTTGGTTTCTATATTTGATTCAATTAGTTAATATACAGTTATTATAATATGAGATAATGAAAAAATTGCAATAATACTATAAAATGAggtaatgaaaaaaatttgagAGGTAATGTTATATGACAGTTTCTGCAATTTTAAGATATGAATCAAAATAATAACATCTATAATAAGGAATgacaaattataatttttaaaaaacaataatatattaGATAAATAgcttaaatgaaattataaagaGAAGTGCATTACAAAATAACAGCACTAAAATCTCTTAAAGATTTAAAATGATAGACTAAAAATAAAGAGTAAGTATTAATTTACTACTGGCAATCTATATCCTTCTTCTTTGCTTTAATGGATGGCCTGTATGTACATCTTCCTGGTTGTTCTTTGAAGGCTTTGGCACAGAAGAAATGAcctagtttaaaaaaagagaacctTTAAAACTTAAGTTTTTTTATAGTAAAGGGCAAATCATCAGTTAGAAGAGGCAGGAGATACATCCACTAATTCAATCCTTATTGTTACACTTGAACCAGAGTTGGCCCACGTGTATAACTTAGgcacaaaacaaaaagttttctgACTTAACATTAATGAGaataaaatttaacaagaaaaaaaaatgaggggtggACAGTGAACATATTCTctattttagcatttctttataGATCTAAAGTCCTTGTTATTTTATGGATACAGATATCTTGTTATGTATAACttgaaacagttaaaatgtttgatatttttaGAGACAGGAGGCttgagagaaggaaatggaaatgtaATATGTGGAGAAATGAGTAGTAAACTGTATAATCCTTCATTTTcttagggaaaaatgaaaaccaaa
This window contains:
- the LOC143652387 gene encoding calaxin-like isoform X3 is translated as MVTICVGYRIMTVGSVATKIQGLELDCLGSLLCVEATFDMDQKTLKKLVESITKTVKSLFFVFDKDNDNRINVKEWVKGLSVFLRGTFEEKLKFCFEVYYLNGAGYISREEIYDMLKNSLHQQSSEEETDEGIKELVDITLKKMVKMKSFNSLHSSFWDYDNDGKISFADFEKAVREDRLLLEVFGPCLPEAKNCLDFEALAFRNILTSSI